A single genomic interval of Candidatus Aegiribacteria sp. harbors:
- a CDS encoding T9SS type A sorting domain-containing protein has protein sequence MIILLLALIAAPGPGPDMTVLSRPIAGPYMHLLYEQKALHDYDAVHYTVWVEVLPDIGELEATAGVLFSSNVSNLNEIRFDFLQMQIDSVWDTTGPLVYSQLEDSVFVTLSSTMNPGDTSEVYLAYSGIPWNEGAGGFGGFWFYPDVYFHMGVGVYTDPPSLGRAIFPCWDHPSDKASIEFYITVPDGLYAVANGDMAWKKVSDGKAFFHWVQPQPMPTYLAAFSVSDYAVLQDSTYSWIWYYVYPDDIEDALVSFQNVNLMMDQYESTYSAYPWDTKFSYVETPKGDMEHLTQVYHIYYAINGYNNYDWLLAHEMSHHWWGNCVTEEIWTDVWLSEGFAVYSEGVWAEYYGPEAYDDYMVNDIMLPYLNSGELFPITNPTNPSEMWSYTTYQKAASVLHMLRHILGDTVFYNTLHNYFNEFAYSNATTDDFRDHVEAASGEDIDWFFDTWLHDWGYPIYYLEYNWVENAGDWDVTVDLEQVQTVGPIFTMPLEFGIYGTSEDTLVVMWNDLQSQSEVFTVSFEPNEVQFDPGHYVLSPHLTGINDRPLPPPFGTGTLYFTPNPTMSMTVLNWSGMADSELSVTLYDLSGRMIRDWSLSAGDRHMDLSSVPSGLYLVEASGPGNIRQSAKLIIQGRM, from the coding sequence ATGATAATTCTACTTTTAGCGCTTATAGCGGCTCCAGGACCAGGTCCGGACATGACCGTTCTGAGCCGGCCTATAGCCGGACCCTACATGCATCTCCTTTATGAGCAAAAGGCTTTGCATGATTACGATGCTGTTCACTATACAGTCTGGGTGGAAGTACTGCCTGATATCGGAGAACTGGAAGCCACCGCAGGTGTTCTCTTTTCATCTAATGTTTCGAATCTGAATGAGATCCGGTTTGATTTTCTTCAGATGCAGATCGATTCAGTATGGGATACTACCGGTCCTCTGGTGTATTCTCAGTTGGAGGATTCGGTATTCGTTACTCTTTCCTCAACGATGAATCCAGGCGATACTTCAGAGGTATATCTGGCATATTCTGGAATTCCATGGAATGAAGGAGCCGGCGGCTTCGGGGGGTTCTGGTTCTATCCTGACGTTTATTTCCATATGGGCGTTGGTGTTTATACAGATCCGCCGTCACTTGGAAGGGCCATCTTCCCGTGCTGGGATCATCCTTCAGACAAGGCCAGCATTGAATTCTATATAACCGTACCGGATGGTCTGTATGCTGTCGCAAACGGTGATATGGCCTGGAAAAAGGTATCCGACGGTAAAGCCTTTTTCCACTGGGTGCAGCCGCAGCCAATGCCTACATACCTTGCTGCTTTCTCAGTGTCCGATTACGCGGTTCTTCAGGATTCAACTTACAGCTGGATCTGGTATTACGTATATCCGGACGATATAGAAGATGCACTCGTAAGTTTCCAGAATGTGAATCTCATGATGGATCAGTATGAGAGTACGTACTCTGCATATCCATGGGATACTAAATTCAGCTATGTCGAGACGCCCAAAGGTGATATGGAACACCTGACACAGGTTTATCATATCTATTATGCCATTAACGGATACAATAATTATGACTGGCTGCTTGCACATGAAATGAGTCATCACTGGTGGGGCAACTGCGTAACAGAGGAGATCTGGACAGATGTCTGGCTGTCCGAAGGATTTGCTGTCTACAGTGAGGGCGTATGGGCAGAATATTACGGCCCTGAAGCTTACGATGATTACATGGTCAACGATATCATGCTTCCATATCTGAACAGCGGGGAGCTTTTCCCAATCACCAATCCTACCAATCCTTCGGAGATGTGGAGCTATACGACCTATCAGAAGGCCGCAAGCGTCCTTCATATGCTCAGGCATATACTCGGGGATACGGTGTTCTACAACACTCTGCATAATTATTTCAATGAATTCGCATACAGTAACGCTACGACTGATGATTTCCGTGATCACGTTGAAGCAGCATCAGGAGAGGATATCGACTGGTTCTTCGACACATGGCTGCATGACTGGGGCTATCCTATATACTACCTTGAGTATAACTGGGTTGAAAATGCCGGTGACTGGGATGTAACCGTTGATCTGGAGCAGGTTCAGACAGTCGGACCGATTTTCACCATGCCGCTTGAGTTCGGGATATACGGAACTTCCGAGGATACGCTTGTTGTGATGTGGAATGATCTGCAGAGTCAGAGCGAAGTATTTACCGTTTCTTTTGAACCGAATGAAGTTCAGTTCGATCCGGGGCATTACGTTCTTTCCCCGCACCTTACAGGAATTAATGATCGTCCTCTGCCTCCGCCTTTCGGCACAGGAACCCTTTACTTCACGCCCAATCCGACGATGTCCATGACAGTCCTGAACTGGAGCGGAATGGCCGATTCAGAGCTTTCAGTGACACTTTATGATCTTTCAGGAAGAATGATCAGGGATTGGAGTCTTTCCGCAGGAGACAGGCATATGGACCTGTCCTCCGTCCCTTCAGGGCTTTATCTGGTGGAAGCTTCAGGTCCGGGTAACATCCGTCAGTCAGCCAAACTAATCATCCAGGGTAGGATGTGA
- a CDS encoding nucleotidyltransferase produces the protein MLTSPDFKELLKIFEKHEIRYLIVGGYAVMKYSEPRFTKDLDVFIATDPDNANRVYTALKKFGAPLENLTSDDFTNKDYFYQMGRPPLRVDIMMSIPGIEFDRAWKNREVVEMDDLKIYFISRSDLIRSKEVSARPQDKIDADNLRKAERLDAYNNK, from the coding sequence ATGCTGACGAGTCCAGACTTCAAAGAACTGTTGAAAATTTTCGAAAAGCATGAAATCCGTTATCTTATAGTTGGTGGATACGCAGTTATGAAATACAGCGAACCACGATTCACGAAAGATCTTGATGTCTTCATTGCGACTGACCCAGATAATGCGAATAGAGTGTATACAGCATTGAAGAAATTTGGTGCACCGCTGGAGAATCTTACTTCAGATGATTTTACAAACAAAGATTATTTCTATCAGATGGGCAGGCCACCTTTGAGGGTCGATATCATGATGTCGATTCCGGGAATCGAGTTTGATCGGGCATGGAAGAATCGTGAAGTCGTTGAAATGGATGATCTTAAGATATATTTCATTTCGCGGTCTGACCTCATACGATCAAAAGAAGTAAGCGCAAGACCACAGGATAAGATCGATGCAGATAATCTTAGAAAAGCCGAACGATTGGATGCGTATAACAATAAATAG
- a CDS encoding TMEM175 family protein, which yields MSKKKIKLLSIHRLEGLTDGIYAIAMTIMVLSLPVPKTIHNISSNSDLLDHLLDYSELFWTYLISFLLLGNFWIIQQKLFKYVKITCEKHLWANLGGLLVVCVIPFSSSLIGNHVDYFVANIFFHANIFLIGMFFLLQCRSLIKHPEMLNEGVDRSAIGRIIKINLVLPCLSITGMVVALFAPAWSPVVYILAPFLTSRIANRTQGRT from the coding sequence GTGAGTAAAAAGAAGATCAAGCTTCTCTCGATTCACCGTCTTGAGGGTCTTACTGATGGTATATACGCGATTGCCATGACAATTATGGTTCTCAGCCTTCCTGTACCGAAAACGATACACAACATCAGTTCAAACAGTGATCTCCTGGATCATCTTCTTGATTACTCGGAGCTTTTCTGGACCTATCTGATCAGCTTCCTTCTTCTGGGAAATTTCTGGATAATTCAGCAGAAACTTTTTAAATACGTGAAAATTACCTGCGAAAAACATCTATGGGCTAATCTGGGAGGACTTCTGGTTGTCTGCGTGATTCCTTTCTCATCTTCACTGATCGGGAATCACGTAGATTACTTTGTTGCCAACATCTTCTTTCATGCCAATATATTCCTGATAGGGATGTTTTTCCTTCTTCAGTGCAGATCACTTATAAAGCATCCGGAGATGCTCAATGAGGGTGTTGACAGGAGCGCGATTGGACGGATAATCAAGATCAACCTCGTTCTTCCATGTCTGTCCATCACCGGGATGGTTGTAGCCTTATTTGCACCCGCATGGAGTCCTGTAGTTTACATACTCGCGCCGTTTCTGACATCGCGGATCGCGAACCGAACCCAGGGTCGGACATAA